CGTGCGCGGCGTACGTCAGAGCTAACCCCCGCACCGCACCGAATTCGCTCAGCCAGCGGATGGCGCCGTAGTGGTGGACGCCGGTATCGTAGAGCGCGATCTCCTGGAAGCTGAGCTCGCGACTGCCCAGGACGGCCAGTACCATAGCCAGCAGGGCGCCGCCCACCACGAAGCCTGGCGAAGCAGCAGCCAACAGCTCTGCCGCGGCGCTTCGGGTCCGCGCCCCAACAAGGCTCAGCGCCGCCAGGCCGGTCGCCAGGCTGCCACCCACCAGTGGCGTCAGCGGCACCACAAGAGCGGCAGCCAGCAGCAGGCTCGAGAGCGCCACCACACCCAGCCACGCGGCCAGCACCAGCCGGTCCGCGAGGCGGTCGAGCAAACTGCCTGCCTGGCACAGAGCCAAGATGGCCAGCCCGACCGGCGCACAGAGCGCTAGCAGGAGCAGCCAGCTCGCCATCAGGTAGAACATTCCACCAGCACCGCCTCGAACAGCGCGCGCATCTCCGCAGCGTTTGTGTCCCAGTCGTAGCGCCGAGCCGTCTCCCAGCCCGCCCGGCCCAGCCGGCTGCGCAGACCCGGGTCCCGATACAGCCTGCGCACTAGCGCCGCGAGGGCCGCGGAATCCGTCGGATCGCTCAGGACGAGACCGTCCACCTCGTGCGTGATCAGCTCCGAGCCGCCATTGCCCAAAGACGTGATCACTGGCAGCCCGCAGGCCATGGCCTCGAGGGGCGGAAACGCAGCAGCGTCATAGACCGACGGGCCCACGTAGACGTCCGCCGCGGCATAAAAGCGCAGCACATCAGGCGAAGGATCGAGGAACAGGACGCGCCCACTCAACTCGAGAGCCGCCAGCAAGCGGCGAAACGGCGCCCGATCATCCCGCCCCACTATCATTACCTTGAGCGGCACATCCGGGAGCAGCGAGGCGGCGCGCAACAGACAGGGAACCCCCTTGTTCATCCACCCGTTGCCAATGAGCAGAAGCACCAGCTCTTCTGGCCCAATACCGAGCGCCTCCCGCGCCTCCAGCCTGCGCCGCTCCCGCAGCTCAGGTTGGAACGCCGCACCATCCACCGCGTTGCGAAC
This genomic interval from Gemmatimonadota bacterium contains the following:
- a CDS encoding glycosyltransferase family 4 protein, giving the protein PPAAWARLIHRRFYYALISGLEGRVYSRKRLRAAAPSGKVRDEIQRHFPGGAVVRLVRNAVDGAAFQPELRERRRLEAREALGIGPEELVLLLIGNGWMNKGVPCLLRAASLLPDVPLKVMIVGRDDRAPFRRLLAALELSGRVLFLDPSPDVLRFYAAADVYVGPSVYDAAAFPPLEAMACGLPVITSLGNGGSELITHEVDGLVLSDPTDSAALAALVRRLYRDPGLRSRLGRAGWETARRYDWDTNAAEMRALFEAVLVECST